A segment of the Collimonas fungivorans genome:
CTAACACCGCGCCCAGACCGCCCTTGCGCCACGCGGCCGCAATGCTCCCCTGGCCGCCCTTACCTTTCCCGATTCCCACGCTGCTCTCCCCGTTGACTTGCGCTGTCGATAATGTTTTTATGCAATGAATATACTTAATGCAATATTCAAGCCAGCTGTGTGCATGTCGGCGGCGACTGCTGTTGCGTCGCTCTTTTGCAGACAAGTCCCCGGATGCGACCAGGGCCAGATGACACGCGCTCAGCTGGCTGGCAGCTTGAGCGCGCGCAAAACATCCCGACTATAACGCAACATCAATCAAGGATACAAACCGCGCATTTCACGCGCCTGCAGGACACGGGTACAGGCAACGATAAATGCGGCGGTGCGCAGCGATACCTTCTTCTCTTCGGCCAGTTGCCAGACCGCGGTAAACGCTTCGCGCATGATGCGGGTCAGGCGCAGGTTGATTTCATCTTCAGTCCAGAAGAAGCTGGAGAAATCCTGCACCCATTCGAAATAACTCACCGTCACGCCGCCTGCATTGGCGATCACGTCAGGCACCACCAGCACACCCTTTTCATGCAGGATGTCGTCCGCAGCCGGGCTGGTCGGGCCGTTGGCGCCTTCCAGGATGATCTTGGCGCGGATGGTGGGCGCATTCTCCACGGTGATTTGTTGCTCCAGAGCAGCAGGCACCAAAATATCGCAATCGACAGCCCAAAACTGCGCACGGTCGCTGATTTCTTCGCCGCCCTTGAAGCCGGCAACGCTGCCGGTTTCATTGACGTGGGCTTGCAACGCCGCCACATCGAGGCCGCTGGAACGCACCACGGTCGAGATATGGTCTTGCACCGCCACCACTTTGGCGCCGGCTTCCGAGAACAGGCGCGCGGCAATGCCGCCGACATTGCCGAAACCCTGCACCGCAATCTTGGCGCCATGGATATCCAGGCCGCGCTTGACCGCCGCTTCACACCCCACCACGAACACGCCGCGGCCGGTGGCTTCGCGCCGTCCCAGGCTGCCGCCCAGTGAAATCGGCTTGCCGGTGACCACGCCCGATGCGGTGCTGCCCTGGTTCATGGAATAGGTATCCATCATCCAGGCCATGATCTGTTCGTTGGTGTTGACGTCGGGCGCCGGGATGTCCTTGTTGGGGCCGATGATGATGCCGATCTCGCTGGTGTAACGCCGCGTCATGCGCTGCAATTCACCTTGCGACAAGGTCTTCGGATCAACCCGGATGCCGCCCTTGGCGCCGCCGTACGGCACGTTCACGGCCGCGTTCTTGACCGTCATCCAGGCCGACAGGGCCATCACTTCGGACAACGTCACGTCCTGGTGGAAACGCACGCCGCCCTTGCCTGGGCCGCGCGAGGTGTTGTGCTGGACGCGATAGCCTTCGAAGTGGGCAATGGTGCCGTCGTCACGTTCGATAGGGACGTCGACGATCAGCATCCGCTTCGGACGTTTCATGGTCTCGACCCAGCGGGCCAGATTGCCGAGGTAAGGTGTTACGCGATCGATTTGTTCGAGATAGTCGCCCCATGGGCCGATGCCATGTTGCGTGAGATAGGATGGAACTTCGTGCTTGATAGTCATATTTTTGCGCGCTCCTGGAAGTTGCAGACCGGCCCCCTGAACAAGGACAACAATAAGGACAACAGGGGAACTGACAGCGGGGGCTAAATCGATCTAGTGGCGAATCGTAGGACAACGGCACAGGGCAAAGCCAATGCTTTGTGCGCATGTAACTATGCATTTTTTGCATTAATATCAAAAATACAATTTCACCATGGCAGACACGACTTTCGCGCAACATCCTGCATGTGCAGCGGGCCGGCGCTTTCGGCGATTTATGCGAGCGCTGCCGGCGTTTTACGTTTTGCGTTTTTGGCGGCTTCCTTGGCTGCTTCTTTGGTTGCCTGTTCCTGCTGCTGCAGCAGGTAAGCCCATAACCGCGCCACCACCGGCTTGCCCGGCCTTTGCACGGTAGGACGCTCGCGGTACAGGCGGATTTCCATGGTCGCTTCCCACTCGGGAGCGTTATGGTCGACGCTGGCCAGCTGCTTCAACTTGACTTCGCGGGTCACCGCCGACTCTGGCAGAAACGCCACGCCATGCCCTTCCAGCGCCATCATTTTCAAACCTTCCGCCATGTCCGTCTCGTAGCGTTTCTCAAGGTAGAGCGGCTTCTTGGCGTCGGCCAGAATCAATTCCACCATACGCCCGAGATAGGCATTGCTGGTATAGGACAAGAACGGCAAAGGCGCGCCGGCGCTGCCGGGAAAGACATAGTCCGGCACGCCGGCCTTGTTGCAATGGGCATAGGCGCGCAGCACCTCGCTGCCCAATGTGATCAGGTCGTAGCGCCCGGTATCGAGCTGCACCGGCTGGCGCGGATGGTGATAGCACAGCAGCAGGTCGCAGCCGCCGTCCACCATCGCCATCACGGCGTCATGCACGTTCAAGGCCAGCAGGCGCGTATTGAGCGGCCCGAAACCGCTCTCCAGCAAACGGATCCAGCGCGGCACATAAGTCAGCGACAAGGTATGCGGCACGGCGAAATCGACCGTGCTCAAAGCGGTCGGACGCTTGCCCCGCATCAGCGCACGGGCATTGTTGATCTGGCCCAGCATCTCCAGCGCCTGCTCGTAAAACACTTCGCCGGCGGCGGTCAGCCGCGTCGGATAGGAAGTGCGGTCGATCAGATCGGCGCCCAGCCATGCTTCCAGCGACTGGATGCGGCGCGAGAAGGCCGGCTGCGTGACATGACGCAATTCTGCAGAGCGGCTGAAACTATGGGTTTCCGCCAACGAAATGAAGTCTTCTAACCATTTGCTTTCCATGCCGCTATCGTAACGCGAGTCGGCGGCGGCAGCATAGAAAATTGGCGCAGCCGCGGCTGACAATCTGCATCGGCGTTGTACTTCTGCACCTTGTACTTCTACACCACCTGCACCACGTTCTCAGGATAAGCGCCATCGATTCCCGGCGACGGGCTTTCCACTTCTTCCGGATGCGCTTGCTGGCGTTGCCACATCTGCGCGTAAGCGCCGTCTGCCGCCAGCAGCTGGACGTGGGTGCCGCGCTCGATGATGCGGCCGTGGTCCAGCACCAGGATCTGCGCCGCGTCGGCAATGGTCGACAGGCGGTGGGCGATCACCAGCGTGGTGCGGTCCTTGGCGATTTCCTTTAACTGCGCCTGGATCGCCTGCTCCGATTTGGAATCGAGCGCGGAAGTGGCTTCGTCGAAAATCAGCAGCGCGGGATTTTTCAGCAAAGTGCGCGCGATCGCCACCCGCTGCTTTTCGCCACCCGACAATTTCAAGCCGCGTTCGCCCACCATCGAATCGTAGCCGTCCGGCAGCGACTCGATGAAATCGTGGATATGCGCGGCCTTGGCGACCGCGACGATTTCCGCCTTGCTGGCGCCCGGCTTGCCGTAGGCGATGTTGTATTCGATGCTGTCGTTGAACAGCACCGTATCCTGAGGCACGATGCCGATCGCCTGGCGCAGCGAAGCCTGGGTGATGTCGCGCAAATCCTGGCCGTCGATCGTGATGCGGCCGTTGCTGATATCGTAAAAACGGAACAGCAAACGCGACAGGGTCGACTTGCCGGAGCCGCTGTGGCCGACCACCGCGGTGGTGGTGCCGGCGGCAATCGTGAAATCGACATCGAACAGGATCTGGCGTTTGCTCTCGTAGCTGAAATCGACGTGCGTAAAACGCACTTGCGCGCCGCCGGTCAGCAGCGGCCGCGCCTCGGCGGCATCGGCGATTTCGCGATTCTCGTCAAGCAGGTGGAACAACCTTTCCATGTCAGCCAGGCTCTGCTTGATTTCGCGGTAGATGACGCCGAGGAAATTCAGCGGGATATACAGCTGGATCATGAAGGAGTTGACCAGCACCAGGTCGCCCAGCGTCATCTTGCCGTCGATCACGCCCTGCGTGGCGCGCCACAGGATCAGCGTCACCGCGATGGCGATGATCAGAGATTGCCCGGTATTCAACAGGGACAGCGAGGTCTGCGATTTCACCGCCGCGGTTTCGTAGCGCATCAAGCCATCGTCGTAGCGCCGCGCCTCGTATTCTTCATTACCGAAATACTTGACGGTTTCGTAGTTGATCAGCGAATCGATGGCCTTGGTGTTGGCGCTCGAATCGAGGCTGTTCATGGTGCGCCGGAAATGGGTGCGCCATTCGGTGACCGTGACAGTAAAAAAAATGTAGCTGACCAGCGCCACCACGGTGATGCCGGCGAACCAGATATCGTAGTGCAGCACCAGGTAACCCAGCACCAGCGAGATTTCGATCAGGGTCGGCAAGATGCTGAATAGCGCGTACGACACCAGCGACGAGATGCCGCGCGTGCCGCGTTCGATATCGCGCGTCATGCCCCCGGTCTGGCGGTTCAGGTGAAAACGCAGCGACAGCGAATGCAGGTGGCGGAACACTTGCAAGGCGATGGTCCGCACCGCACGCTGGGTCACGCGCGCGAACACGAACTCGCGCAATTCGGTGAACAAGGTGGTACTCAGGCGCAGCGCGCCGTAGGCCACCAGTATCCCCAGCGGCAGCACCAGCATCGCCTGCGGATGGCTGACCGTGATGGTCATGCTGTCGACCAGTTTCTTCAGCACCAGCGGCACGCCGACATTGGCCAGCTTGGCGCCCAGCATGAACAGCAGCGCCAGCGAGACCCGCCACTTGTAGGTCCAGAGATAGGGCAGCAAAGTCTTGAGCGTGGCCCAGTCGCTACGCTTTGGCTGGCCGCTGCCGGTAACTGCGGCAGGCTCTGGCGACGTGGAAGAATGGTGGCGCATAGGGTGACAATCTTAAAGAATAGTTTAAGCTACGGATACAAAGCCAATTGTAGCTCTCAGGGGAAATAACAGATGACTGATCAAAACAACAATCAATTGCCGCCCGACACCATGCCGCAACTGCGGGTGATGCCGATGCCGTCCGACGCCAATGTGCACGGCGACGTCTTCGGCGGCTGGATCATGGCACAAGTCGACATTGCCGGTTCCCTGCCGGCCACCCGTCGCGCCAACGGCCGTGTCGCCACGATCGCGGTGAACTCTTTCCTGTTCAAGCAACCGGTGTTTGTCGGCGACCTGCTGTCGTTTTATGCCGAGATCGTCAAGGTCGGCAATACGTCGATCACAGTCAACGTCGAGGTGTATGCCGAACGCAACCGGCTGCAGACAGAGGTCGTGAAAGTGACCGAAGCGACGCTGACTTATGTCGCCACCGACGCTCAGCGCAAGCCGCGTCAGCTGCCGCCGCTGGCATCCTGACGATTTCCTGGCTCGGTTCCTAGGGCGCGCCGAGCTCGCTGGAGATGCCGGCCGCCGCCGCCTGCACTACAGCGATCAATGACTGCATCCGTTCCAGCGACATGTAAGGCAGGGTGCTGGAAACGCTGATGGCGGCGACAATCGCGTGGCTGGCGTCGTAGATCGGCGCCGCCACGCAGCGTATCGACGGCTCGTTGTCTTCCAGGTCGAAGGCATAACCGCCTTTGACGTATTCACGCATCTGGTCGCGGAACTCAGTCCAGCTACGCTTGGGCAACAAGCCGGAAGCATGGCTGCCGGCCGCGCTGCTGCGCTTCTGGTACAAGTTTTTCCATTCCTCTTCGTCCATGCCCAGCATCAAAGCCTTGCCGACGCCGGTAGTGGCGATGGGCATCCTGTGCCCCACGCGCGAACGCATTTCCAAACCCTTCTTGCCCGGAATCTTGTCCAGGTAGAGCACATCGTCGGCGTCCTGCAAAGCCAGGTGGATGGTGTCGCCCGACTGTTCGGCCAGCCGCTCCAGGTAGGGCCGCGCCGCTATGCTCAGCGAGACTTCTTCGCGCGCCTGGAAACCCAGTTCGATCAGTTTCGGGCCGAGCACATAACCTGCGCTCGGCGTAAAACGCAGATAACGCTCCTGCACCAGGCAGTTCGCCAGCCTGTGGGTAGTGCTGCGCGTGGTGCCCAGCATTTGCGCGATCTGTTTCAGGTCGCGCGCGCCACCGGCCACCGCCTGCAATACTCCCAGCCCGCGTGTCAGGGTCTGGGTGCCGGTCGGGGCGGCAGTTCCCTCGCCCACATTGCCAGGCAACTCCGCTGAGTCCTGCGATTTGCGCATGATTAGAACCTGTCAGAAAATATCCAAAATCCCATATATTGGGACATAATATCATATATTGACAGAAAATTGCAGCCGGAATAAAGTACGCCACATCACGGGCCACGCAGATCCTGCCCGCAATTTTTGAAACGCATTTAAAACCAAGCAACCCATGCCGCCTGTACCGCATCAAACGCACTTGATCGCCCTCGACTGGGGGACTTCGTCGCTGCGCGCCTATCGGCTCGGAGCGCATGGCCAGACGCTGGAGTTGCGCGCCCTGCCCTGCGGCGTCATGCAATTGCCGGCAGCCGATGGCGACGGCAAAGACGGTTTCGAAGCCGCTTTCGAGCAAGCTTGCGGTGACTGGCTGCACGCTGCGCCGGGCACGCCGGTGATCGCGGCCGGCATGGTGGGCAGCCGCCAGGGCTGGCTGGAAGTCCCGTATCTGGAAGTGCCGATCGCCGTCGACCGCATCGGCGCCAGCTTAAGTACGCTGTGCAATCGCCATGGCCAGATGATCCACCTGGTGCCGGGCCTGATCGAAAACTCCATGCTGCCGAACGTCATGCGCGGCGAAGAGACCCAGGTGGTCGGCGTGCTCAATGCCCTCAACCAGGACTTGGCAGAGACCGATATCCTGGTCGGCCTGCCCGGCACCCATTCCAAGTGGGTGCAGATACGGCGCGCAGGCAAGCAATGCCAAGTAGCGCATTTTGATACATTCATGACCGGCGAAGTGTTTGCCGCCTTGTCCGGACATACCATCCTCGGGCGCGGCATGCAGGCTGGCGGCGACCAAGCGGAGGCCGGGCAGCGCGCGTTTGAGCGCGGCGCCCTGGTGGCGCGCAGCGCGGCAGGCCAGGCCGGCGTATTGTCGACCATATTCAGTACGCGCACGCTGGGACTGACCGGCGTGCTGGACGGCGCCGGCCAGCGCGAATACCTGTCCGGACTGCTGATCGGCCACGAAATCGCCGCCTTAAAAACCATGTTGCTGGAACAAGGGCGGCAACCCTCGCAAGTGATGCTGGTCGGCGAAGCCGGCTTGTGTGCACGCTACACGCAAGTGCTGCGCGCCTATGATTTTGGAGCAGTCGAAGTCGTCGCCCAGGCCACCGAACGCGGCCTGTGGCAACTGGCGCTGACGGCTGGACTATTAAAACATGCCTAGCAACGGGAATACCGGGAAACCATCATGTTAAGAAATGCAATGAAACAATGCGGACTGATCGCCATCCTGCGCGGCGTCGAGCCGCATGAAGTGGCGGCGATCGGCCTGAAACTTTACGAAGCCGGTTTCCGTATCATAGAGGTGCCGCTTAATTCGCCCCAGCCGTTCGACAGCATCCGCAGCCTGCGCAACGCCTTGCCTGCCGACTGCATGGTCGGCGCCGGCACGGTCTTGACGACCGACCAGGTGGCGGCGGTCAAGCGCGCCGGCGGCGAGATCATCGTCATGCCGCACAGCGATCCGGAAGTGATCGCTGCCGCCAAACAGGCCGGCCTGGCTTGTGCGCCGGGCGTCGCCACGGTAACCGAAGCATTCGCCGCGCTGGCCGCCGGCGCCGATGTCTTGAAAATGTTCCCGGCCGAACAGCTGGGGTCGAACGTAGTCAAGGCGTGGCGGGCGGTAATCCCGCGCGAAGTGGCGTTGCTGCCGGTAGGCGGCATCACGCCGGAAAACCTGGCGACATTCATCAGCGCCGGCGCTTCCGGATTCGGCCTCGGGTCTGCCCTGTACAAACCGGGCCTGAGCGCCGAACAGGTCGGCCAGAACGCCAACCGGTTTGTCGCGGCATGGTGCGCAATACAAGAAAATTCAAACACTGCAGAAACAGCGGAAACGCCAGAAACAAAAAATTGAACAGGAGACGAGCTTAATGAAGATCACCAAACTGACCACTTACATCGTACCGCCGCGTTGGTGTTTCCTGAAGATAGAAACCGACGAAGGCGTGGTCGGCTGGGGCGAACCGGTGGTCGAAGGCCGCGTGCACAGCGTGGCGGCGGCTGTCGAAGAACTGTCCGACTACCTGATCGGCAAGGATCCGCGCCATATCGAAGACCATTGGACGGTACTGTACCGCGGCGGCTTTTATCGCGGCGGCGCCATCCACATGAGTGCGCTGGCCGGCATCGACCAGGCGCTGTGGGATATCAAGGGCAAGGCGTTAGGCGTCTCGGTCAGCCAGCTGCTGGGCGGCCCGGTGCGCGACAGCATCCGCGTCTATTCCTGGATCGGCGGCGACCGCCCGGCCGACACCGCGGCAGCGGCCAAGGACGCCGTGGCGCGCGGTTTTACCGCGGTGAAGATGAACGGCACAGAGGAACTGCAGTTTGTCGATTCCTATGAAAAAGTGGAAGCGACATTGGCCAACGTCGCCGCCGTGCGCGCGGCGGTCGGCCCGCACATCGGCATCGGCGTCGACTTCCACGGCCGCGTGCACAAGCCGATGGCGAAAATCCTGATCAAGGAACTGGAACAATTCAAGCTGATGTTTATCGAAGAGCCAGTGCTCAGCGAAAACTACGAAGCGCTGAAAGAGCTGGCGCCTCTGACCAGCACGCCGATCGCGCTGGGCGAACGGCTGTACTCGCGCTGGGATTTCAAGCGCATCCTCAGCGAAGGTTATGTCGACATCATCCAGCCCGATGTTTCCCACGCCGGCGGCATCACCGAAACGCGCAAGATCGCCACCATGGCTGAAGCCTACGACGTCGCCGTGGCGCTGCACTGCCCGCTCGGCCCGATTGCGCTGGCCGCCTGCCTGCAGGTGGATGCGGTGTCGTACAACGCCTTTATCCAGGAACAGAGCCTGGGCATCCATTACAACAAGAGCAACGACTTGCTCGATTACGTGAAAAACCCTGAAGTCTTCGCCTACGACAAGGGCTACGTGACCATTCCGCAGGGACCGGGACTGGGCATAGAAATCAATGAAGAGTATGTCAAGGAGCGGGCTGCCGTAGGCCATCGCTGGCGCAATCCGATCTGGCGCCATAAGGACGGCAGTTTCGCCGAGTGGTAAGACACAGGCTTCATTGGTTCAGCAGGGAAATGATTTTAAAAAGAGAGCAGCATAGCCCTCAAATGCCACCATTGGTCCGGTTAACCCGGACAGGAGATCGTTATGCAGGAGCAGGTGCTTGAAGTAGAACGGCTGTCGACGGCAAACCAGGCAACGCAACCGCCACCGCAGCAAGCACCCAGCCGCAAACGCTTCCTGATCATGCTGCTGCTGTTCGTCACGGTCGTGATCAATTACCTGGACCGCAGCAACCTGTCGATCGCCGCGCCGGAATTGATGCGCGAACTGGCTATCGACCCGGTCCATGCGGGCTGGATTTTTTCCGCTTTCGGCTGGACCTATGCCGCCATGCAAATCCCCGGCGGCTGGCTGGTGGACCGGGTGACGCCTAGGGTGCTGTATGCGCTGGCGCTGGCCCTGTGGTCGCTGGCCACCATCTTCCTCGGTTTTATCGGCAGCTTCGCCGGGCTGTTTGCGCTGCGCCTGCTGGTGGGGGCGCTGGAAGCGCCGGCTTATCCGATCAACAACCGTGTCGTCACCACCTGGTTTCCTGAACGCGAACGGGCCACCGCCATCGGCTTCTACACCTCCGGCCAGTTCGTCGGACTGGCGTTCCTGACGCCGCTGCTGGCCTGGCTGCAGCAGGCTTACGGCTGGCACATGGTGTTCGTCAGCACCGGCCTGACCGGCATTGCCTGGGCCGCAATCTGGTATCTCGTCTATCGCGAGCCGCGCCAGTTCAAGGGCGCCAATGCGGCGGAAATCGAATTGATCCGCAGCGGCGGCGGCCTGGTCGATATTGCCCAGGCGGCGAGCGCGCAAAAACCGGGCTTCAGCGTGGCCGACCTCGGGCTGGTGCTGAGCCGGCGCAAACTGTGGGGCATCTACCTCGGACAGTACGCCGTGAATTCCACGCTGTGGTTCTTCCTGACCTGGTTCCCGACCTACCTGGTCAAATATCGCGGCATGGATTTCATCAAGTCCGGTTTCCTGGCCTCGCTGCCGTTCCTGGCGGCCTTCCTCGGCGTGCTCAGCTCCGGCGTCTTTTCCGACTGGCTGATACGCAAGGGAGCATCGGTGGGACTGGCGCGCAAACTGCCGATCATCAGCGGCTTGCTGATTTCTACCTGCATCATCGGCGCCAACTACGTCGACTCGACCGCCTGGATCATCGTCTTCATGGCAGTGGCCTTCTTCGGCAACGGCTTTGCGTCGATTTCATGGTCGCTGGTGTCGTCGCTGGCGCCGGCCAAGATGCTGGGGCTGACCGGCGGCGTCTTCAACTTCATCGGCAACCTGGCCGCCATCACGACGCCGCTAGTGATCGGGTTCCTGATCAGCGGCGACAGCTTCGCGCCGGCCATCACCTATATCGCCGTGATGGCCCTGGTGGGAGCGCTGTCGTATATCCTGCTGGTCGGCAAAGTGGAACGCATCACCGCCTGACGCTCTCGCAAAAAAACAAACCCCGGATGCGCTTGTCGCACATCCGGGGTTTTTCACAACCGTGGCCTCCGGCAAGACGCCACTTTTTCCAAATCTCAGGCTGCCTGTTTTTGCTCCGCCGGTTTTTCGTCACGCAATTCGCGCCGCAGGATCTTGCCAACGTTGGTCTTCGGCAGGTCGGTGCGGAACTCGATATATTTCGGCCGCTTGTAGCCGGTCAGCTGCTCACGGCAATAAGCCATCAGTTGCTCGGCAGTCAGCGACGGATCCTTGCGCACCACAAAAATCTTCACCACTTCGCCGGCATGTTCGTCCGGTACGCCGACGCATGCGCATTCCAGCACGCCGGGATGCTGCACCACCACACCTTCGACTTCGTTCGGATAGACATTGAAGCCTGACACCAGGATCATGTCTTTCTTGCGGTCGACGATCTTGGTATAGCCGCGCTCATCCATGATGCCGATATCGCCCGACTTGAAAAAGCCGTCCGCAGTCATGACCTTGGCGGTTTCGTCGTCGCGGTTCCAGTAGCCGCGCATGACCTGCGGTCCGCGGATCGCGATTTCGCCGGCCTGGCCCAGCGCTACCGGGTTACCGGCGTCGTCCAGGATGGCGATCTCGGTCGACGGCAAAGGCAAGCCGATAGTGCCGCTGTATTCCTTGATGTCGCACGGATTGGCGCAAGCGATAGGCGAAGTTTCCGACAAGCCGTAGCCTTCGATGATCGGACAGCCGGTGATTTCCTTCCACTTGTCGGCAACCGCCTTTTGCACCGCCATGCCGCCGCCGACGCAGACCCGGTAACCGGAGAAATCCAGCTTGGCGAAGTCGGGATGGTTCAGCAAGGCGTTGTACAGCGTATTGACCGCCGGGAAGGTATTGATCTGGTATTTCGACATTTCCTTGATCAGGCCGGCGATGTCGCGCGGATTCGGGACCAGCAGGTTCAAGGCGCCCTCGCGCATGCCGAGCATGCCGCACACCGTCAACGCGAAGATGTGATACAGCGGCAAGGCGCAGACAAACACCAGTTGCTCGATTTTGGGGCCGTTGGTCAGGCCCGGGGTGAGCCAGGCTTCAGCCTGCAGCACATTGGCCACCACGTTGCGATGCGACAGCGTTGCCCCTTTCGAGACGCCGGTGGTGCCGCCCGTGTATTGCAGGAAAGCGGTGTCGTCCGGCGTCAGCACAACCGGCTTCAACTGCAGCGAAGACGCTTGCGACAAGACGCTGTTGAACGGCACGGAACCGGGCAAGGAAAAACTCGGCACCATCTTCTTGACATGGCGCACCACCAGGTTGACCACCAGGCCTTTGACGCCCATCAGGTCACCCATGCTGGCAACCACCACATGCTTGACCTTGGTGCGGGCGATGACCTGCTGCAAGGTGGTGGCGAAATTTTCGAGTATGAAGATGGCTTCCGC
Coding sequences within it:
- a CDS encoding Glu/Leu/Phe/Val family dehydrogenase codes for the protein MTIKHEVPSYLTQHGIGPWGDYLEQIDRVTPYLGNLARWVETMKRPKRMLIVDVPIERDDGTIAHFEGYRVQHNTSRGPGKGGVRFHQDVTLSEVMALSAWMTVKNAAVNVPYGGAKGGIRVDPKTLSQGELQRMTRRYTSEIGIIIGPNKDIPAPDVNTNEQIMAWMMDTYSMNQGSTASGVVTGKPISLGGSLGRREATGRGVFVVGCEAAVKRGLDIHGAKIAVQGFGNVGGIAARLFSEAGAKVVAVQDHISTVVRSSGLDVAALQAHVNETGSVAGFKGGEEISDRAQFWAVDCDILVPAALEQQITVENAPTIRAKIILEGANGPTSPAADDILHEKGVLVVPDVIANAGGVTVSYFEWVQDFSSFFWTEDEINLRLTRIMREAFTAVWQLAEEKKVSLRTAAFIVACTRVLQAREMRGLYP
- a CDS encoding LysR family transcriptional regulator; the protein is MESKWLEDFISLAETHSFSRSAELRHVTQPAFSRRIQSLEAWLGADLIDRTSYPTRLTAAGEVFYEQALEMLGQINNARALMRGKRPTALSTVDFAVPHTLSLTYVPRWIRLLESGFGPLNTRLLALNVHDAVMAMVDGGCDLLLCYHHPRQPVQLDTGRYDLITLGSEVLRAYAHCNKAGVPDYVFPGSAGAPLPFLSYTSNAYLGRMVELILADAKKPLYLEKRYETDMAEGLKMMALEGHGVAFLPESAVTREVKLKQLASVDHNAPEWEATMEIRLYRERPTVQRPGKPVVARLWAYLLQQQEQATKEAAKEAAKNAKRKTPAALA
- a CDS encoding ABCB family ABC transporter ATP-binding protein/permease, with translation MRHHSSTSPEPAAVTGSGQPKRSDWATLKTLLPYLWTYKWRVSLALLFMLGAKLANVGVPLVLKKLVDSMTITVSHPQAMLVLPLGILVAYGALRLSTTLFTELREFVFARVTQRAVRTIALQVFRHLHSLSLRFHLNRQTGGMTRDIERGTRGISSLVSYALFSILPTLIEISLVLGYLVLHYDIWFAGITVVALVSYIFFTVTVTEWRTHFRRTMNSLDSSANTKAIDSLINYETVKYFGNEEYEARRYDDGLMRYETAAVKSQTSLSLLNTGQSLIIAIAVTLILWRATQGVIDGKMTLGDLVLVNSFMIQLYIPLNFLGVIYREIKQSLADMERLFHLLDENREIADAAEARPLLTGGAQVRFTHVDFSYESKRQILFDVDFTIAAGTTTAVVGHSGSGKSTLSRLLFRFYDISNGRITIDGQDLRDITQASLRQAIGIVPQDTVLFNDSIEYNIAYGKPGASKAEIVAVAKAAHIHDFIESLPDGYDSMVGERGLKLSGGEKQRVAIARTLLKNPALLIFDEATSALDSKSEQAIQAQLKEIAKDRTTLVIAHRLSTIADAAQILVLDHGRIIERGTHVQLLAADGAYAQMWQRQQAHPEEVESPSPGIDGAYPENVVQVV
- a CDS encoding acyl-CoA thioesterase: MTDQNNNQLPPDTMPQLRVMPMPSDANVHGDVFGGWIMAQVDIAGSLPATRRANGRVATIAVNSFLFKQPVFVGDLLSFYAEIVKVGNTSITVNVEVYAERNRLQTEVVKVTEATLTYVATDAQRKPRQLPPLAS
- a CDS encoding IclR family transcriptional regulator — encoded protein: MRKSQDSAELPGNVGEGTAAPTGTQTLTRGLGVLQAVAGGARDLKQIAQMLGTTRSTTHRLANCLVQERYLRFTPSAGYVLGPKLIELGFQAREEVSLSIAARPYLERLAEQSGDTIHLALQDADDVLYLDKIPGKKGLEMRSRVGHRMPIATTGVGKALMLGMDEEEWKNLYQKRSSAAGSHASGLLPKRSWTEFRDQMREYVKGGYAFDLEDNEPSIRCVAAPIYDASHAIVAAISVSSTLPYMSLERMQSLIAVVQAAAAGISSELGAP
- a CDS encoding 2-dehydro-3-deoxygalactonokinase, which translates into the protein MPPVPHQTHLIALDWGTSSLRAYRLGAHGQTLELRALPCGVMQLPAADGDGKDGFEAAFEQACGDWLHAAPGTPVIAAGMVGSRQGWLEVPYLEVPIAVDRIGASLSTLCNRHGQMIHLVPGLIENSMLPNVMRGEETQVVGVLNALNQDLAETDILVGLPGTHSKWVQIRRAGKQCQVAHFDTFMTGEVFAALSGHTILGRGMQAGGDQAEAGQRAFERGALVARSAAGQAGVLSTIFSTRTLGLTGVLDGAGQREYLSGLLIGHEIAALKTMLLEQGRQPSQVMLVGEAGLCARYTQVLRAYDFGAVEVVAQATERGLWQLALTAGLLKHA
- a CDS encoding 2-dehydro-3-deoxy-6-phosphogalactonate aldolase is translated as MLRNAMKQCGLIAILRGVEPHEVAAIGLKLYEAGFRIIEVPLNSPQPFDSIRSLRNALPADCMVGAGTVLTTDQVAAVKRAGGEIIVMPHSDPEVIAAAKQAGLACAPGVATVTEAFAALAAGADVLKMFPAEQLGSNVVKAWRAVIPREVALLPVGGITPENLATFISAGASGFGLGSALYKPGLSAEQVGQNANRFVAAWCAIQENSNTAETAETPETKN
- the dgoD gene encoding galactonate dehydratase, encoding MKITKLTTYIVPPRWCFLKIETDEGVVGWGEPVVEGRVHSVAAAVEELSDYLIGKDPRHIEDHWTVLYRGGFYRGGAIHMSALAGIDQALWDIKGKALGVSVSQLLGGPVRDSIRVYSWIGGDRPADTAAAAKDAVARGFTAVKMNGTEELQFVDSYEKVEATLANVAAVRAAVGPHIGIGVDFHGRVHKPMAKILIKELEQFKLMFIEEPVLSENYEALKELAPLTSTPIALGERLYSRWDFKRILSEGYVDIIQPDVSHAGGITETRKIATMAEAYDVAVALHCPLGPIALAACLQVDAVSYNAFIQEQSLGIHYNKSNDLLDYVKNPEVFAYDKGYVTIPQGPGLGIEINEEYVKERAAVGHRWRNPIWRHKDGSFAEW
- a CDS encoding MFS transporter — protein: MQEQVLEVERLSTANQATQPPPQQAPSRKRFLIMLLLFVTVVINYLDRSNLSIAAPELMRELAIDPVHAGWIFSAFGWTYAAMQIPGGWLVDRVTPRVLYALALALWSLATIFLGFIGSFAGLFALRLLVGALEAPAYPINNRVVTTWFPERERATAIGFYTSGQFVGLAFLTPLLAWLQQAYGWHMVFVSTGLTGIAWAAIWYLVYREPRQFKGANAAEIELIRSGGGLVDIAQAASAQKPGFSVADLGLVLSRRKLWGIYLGQYAVNSTLWFFLTWFPTYLVKYRGMDFIKSGFLASLPFLAAFLGVLSSGVFSDWLIRKGASVGLARKLPIISGLLISTCIIGANYVDSTAWIIVFMAVAFFGNGFASISWSLVSSLAPAKMLGLTGGVFNFIGNLAAITTPLVIGFLISGDSFAPAITYIAVMALVGALSYILLVGKVERITA